One Xenopus tropicalis strain Nigerian chromosome 8, UCB_Xtro_10.0, whole genome shotgun sequence genomic window carries:
- the cited1 gene encoding cbp/p300-interacting transactivator 1, protein MKDREPLAINLYQPSTMNSNKSGVIAASHLATVGVISSSGSTISSKQANFGLGTPQNLLASMQLQMLNSQYQDSEEIQAWTLNNQGTLSGASNLLELDRVDEEVLMSLVLELGLDRANELPELWLGQNEFDFTPELLVPPDK, encoded by the coding sequence ATGAAGGATAGAGAACCGTTGGCAATAAATCTCTACCAGCCATCAACCATGAACAGCAACAAGTCGGGTGTTATTGCAGCCTCGCATTTGGCCACTGTCGGAGTTATAAGCTCCTCGGGTTCCACCATATCTTCAAAGCAGGCTAACTTTGGACTAGGCACACCCCAAAACCTCCTGGCCAGCATGCAGCTTCAGATGCTCAACAGTCAGTACCAGGATTCGGAAGAGATACAGGCATGGACTTTAAACAACCAGGGGACCCTCAGTGGCGCCAGTAACCTGCTTGAGCTGGATCGTGTGGATGAAGAAGTGCTCATGTCCCTGGTTTTGGAGCTGGGTCTGGACAGGGCAAATGAGCTCCCAGAGCTGTGGCTGGGGCAGAATGAGTTTGACTTTACTCCAGAACTGCTTGTGCCCCCAGACAAATGA
- the LOC100496868 gene encoding cyclin-O protein B, producing MMETLSVGMRKRRREEEEEQEEEIISPGCSPEFKRAKPQGDLRGTSTPTAEEPVPEGEPWNTLTNLADALQTFREYGEECYLYKKGLEGDYQMEIFLENQKEINAASWNHITTLMINVHRYLRLDFQTLCLGINFLERYVSCTPTDPDTLTRVGATCLYMAYKVAELRYPLPPKLFLPLFDYRMTPAEMRHLERTILRKLLFRLGVPTIDFFLEHFSLLRLTKEECSPAQLTRAAKSLTAARGIAALCLNQHHEFYMHQPSLMALCCLNVADKIYCYNNPVKVAPTDYPEHQIEECMEKICHLVSIGHYFLRPLLPGVYPAIFPAFNPPTTRPAATPTNQHLPEGRERTPEVASTSRDTAGSQHLEMAERSSHSQDMEGAGYVLHNTYWPTDPYRQVYMHPYMPTPPYWHPYMPPDSYWHPYMPPDSYWHPYMHTLPYLHPYGYIFPY from the coding sequence ATGATGGAGACTCTGAGCGTTGGCATgcgaaaaagaagaagagaagaagaagaagagcaaGAAGAGGAGATCATTTCCCCTGGGTGCAGCCCTGAATTCAAAAGGGCCAAGCCCCAGGGTGATCTGCGTGGGACCAGCACCCCTACAGCTGAGGAACCGGTGCCAGAGGGGGAGCCATGGAACACCCTGACCAACCTGGCTGATGCCCTGCAGACCTTCAGGGAGTATGGAGAGGAGTGTTACCTCTATAAAAAAGGCCTGGAGGGAGATTATCAGATGGAAATTTTCCTAGAAaatcaaaaggaaataaatgctgCATCCTGGAACCACATCACCACCCTAATGATTAATGTGCACAGGTACCTGAGATTGGACTTTCAGACCCTGTGCCTGGGTATCAACTTCCTGGAGCGGTATGTGTCCTGCACTCCTACTGACCCCGACACCCTAACAAGAGTGGGAGCCACTTGCCTCTACATGGCTTACAAAGTGGCTGAATTAcggtaccccctcccccccaagctcTTCCTACCTCTGTTTGACTACAGAATGACACCAGCTGAAATGCGTCACCTGGAGAGAACCATCCTAAGGAAGTTGCTGTTTCGCCTGGGGGTACCAACCATCGATTTCTTTTTGGAGCACTTCTCCCTGTTGAGACTGACCAAGGAGGAGTGTTCCCCTGCCCAGCTCACAAGAGCAGCCAAAAGCCTAACAGCTGCCCGAGGCATTGCAGCACTGTGCCTGAACCAACATCATGAGTTCTACATGCACCAACCATCTCTCATGGCACTGTGCTGCCTCAATGTGGCAGATAAAATCTATTGTTATAACAACCCTGTCAAAGTGGCCCCCACTGACTACCCAGAACACCAAATTGAGGAGTGCATGGAAAAGATCTGCCATCTAGTCTCTATAGGCCACTATTTTTTACGTCCGCTGCTGCCAGGAGTTTATCCAgcaatctttccagcttttaatccTCCCACCACAAGGCCTGCAGCAACACCTACCAACCAACATCTACCTGAAGGCAGAGAGAGAACACCAGAGGTGGCATCAACATCCAGGGACACAGCAGGTTCCCAGCACTTAGAGATGGCAGAAAGATCCAGCCATTCTCAGGACATGGAAGGGGCCGGTTATGTGCTACACAACACATACTGGCCCACTGATCCATACAGGCAAGTATACATGCACCCCTACATGCCAACACCTccatactggcacccatacatgccccCAGATtcctactggcacccatacatgccccCAGATtcctactggcacccatacatgcatACACTGCCGTACCTTCACCCATATGGATACATATTTCCTTACTGA